The Gopherus flavomarginatus isolate rGopFla2 chromosome 4, rGopFla2.mat.asm, whole genome shotgun sequence genomic interval TTATTTATAAAAATTCAGTGTAAAAAATAGAGGCAGTAATGGACATCTCAGTTTTGTCTTTAAGAAGGTTAACACAACTACATTCATACATCAAGGCAATCTCTTGTCCAGAGAGAGTTTGGAATGAAGCAAGTATTTTCTTGGTTTTATGGAGAAATTGAGAAGGCACCAATTTACTCAATTAGCAATTCAGGAATGACCTTCAACACAGCatttaagttgtttttttttaaaaaaaaaattcaaattgaaCATGCAACATGTGCCTGTCAGCAAGTGTTCTTGGATCACTTCCTTTGGCTCggcaatataaatatttacatcaAATACTCTCTCCCTCCCCTATACCTTCACTATGAGCAGAAAAAAAAGTTCTGAAACAGACTACCAAAAAATCCCAACCAACCTAGTTGGCAAAGCAGAGGCAAGGTCTGCGTTGAAATTAAGATGTCCTTCAAAGGTTCTTAAAAATTTGTGGTGTGGGACACTGGAGTGTATGATCCTGTATAAGCTACAACTGAATGCATCTACTTAGTATATTACATCAAAACTCTGTGaatgggttttttaaataaaactgtacTTTCATCCAAACAAGAGACTTTTGGGAAGTGTTCCTGTTCTTACGCCTATTCTAATCAGTAAGCAACCTAATGACTTGGCTCCATAGGCTAGCCAGGTGATGCTGTGGAGATGACAATTATCCATTGCTAACACCCACCTCTACACTAAAACTGAAGACATTAATATTGACATAATTGGGTCCGAAATTAAAGAGCTAAGCACTTATATAGTAGATATAGTGTGAGCTTATAAACACACCACAACCATTTTAAGCTGCAAGAAAGGATCAGTTTAGTTAATATGCTTCTCTGCTCCCTGGTCTTTGGCAGTACAAGAAGCCAGAGATACCGAGTTTGCTTTGTACCTTATATGCCATGTACAGTACACGAGGTCTGATAGCACTCATGGCAGACCTAGTTCAAAGTCACCACTACAAATTGACAATGCAGAGAGGTAGATAGCTAAGATATGACACCACTTGGCCATCAGAGTACCACAGTGGTATGGAACACAGCAAGGTCTCTCTCAAAGACTTGAACATATGTGAACCAGTAAGAATAGACTTAGACTTGGCACTTACGTGGATGGTTTAGATATAGTTTGTTCATTCCCAAAAGTCATTTCTTggtttaacttcagaaaggggcagagtggggctatGATGCTCAGATGCAATTTAAATTTAGGTTAAAATTAACAGAACATGCATCCAACTGTTAAAGGAGCTCGTTCCTAGTACTCTTAAAAATCCCAAACCCAGTGATCAAATACTTGTTTGCTTGGCTCCTCCACTCTTTTTCCAGTGGACATCTTATGGCCACTATTAAGTGCTATGATCATAGCAACTAGAAAGAGTGCAAGAACCATAGGTACCAGCGGTTGGTCTTTGTCAAATGCAGTAGAAACTTTCTAATACACTATACACACAGTGGAGGTCATGAGAGAGTTTAAACAAGGATCTTTAGTATGGATAATTTAGGCCTTGTTAGCTGTTAATTCCCACTGTTCTCCTAAGGTCAGTTATATACAAACATTCTAGCTCTCCCtcatctccttccctcccaggagTTCTTAGATAAGCCAAAGCAAGTTTAGTGGCTTGCAGTTCCACATTCCACTTTAAGAACACACATTTGTGcaagaaagctggctaggttcCAGGAATCCAGATGTAATCTGTAGTTAGTTTCCAGTGGCAAGGTGGCAGGGGTTACATCTGATGATTGTATGACTTGAGTTTAATGCAGAAAAACCACAAGCAGGTTGTATGCAGGGACAGGAGAAGAGTTCAAGAAAGAGGGGGGAAGTGTTCTGAAGACTAGTGTTTATGCATAGAATTCTTCTTGTTTCTGTGGTTTTTGGTATCCTCCATTTGATTGTTTTGGTTCATCCAATGAATAGCTGCCTTCATCTTTTTTCTTCATTCTGTACAGCATAAATCCAACTAGGAACACGGCAAAGAGCAGGCCTACTAGTCCTCCAGCAATGACacctgtggggaggggaaaagtcACATTAGACTATGCAGGAGAGAGATTCTGTCTGAAGTTTATTCCAGAGTTAGCTAGTAGGAGCAGAGACCAGTACTATAAAGGCATTTCATAATCAAGTGATGTAATAGGATCTAGAGTTTTCAAAGTCAAATGGAAATTGGGTACTTCACTTTTTAAgctttcaatgggaattgagcaCCCAGTGGTCCTCTGAAAGCCTCCCCAACAGAAGCTTTCAATTTCTTCCCAAAAATGAAAGTTTGAAGATGCAGTCATCCATGTTCCTTCCTCCATTACCCGGAGCCCACCTGTACCTAAGCTATGCTCTAGTACTGCAAGGGGTTTTTACTCCATCCTTGCTTGGGAGTAGAAGCTTTTCCTTCAGTGTATTACCACCCACTAGAACATGTGCCTCAGAGTAACCTGGATCGAAACTCTGCAGCACTCTGGTGTAGCACAGCTCTGCAGCAGCTTCATTTACATTACCAAGGATAGTCTCTACATGCTATATCAGATTTGATTTTACATTGTTCCCACATTCAATTTGCAATGTGCATTGCTAATAAAAAACAGGCATTAATCTAGGTATTGACTAGAAGAAGCTTATGGATCTGGCATCTATCTATTGTCCCATACTGCCTTGATTTAGTGTTTTCAGGTTTCCAAACATATCTTGAGCTCTGATAGAGACTTTTAAATAGAAAGCCTAGGTTCTGTAGTATTGGGTGGATCCTACAGCAGATTAGGCAGCCACCGATTAGGAGGACTACACAGGACCTTCTATAGCATAGAGTGTATTTTGAAATACCTCCTAGAACTTCTTTCCTGTCCATTAACCCCTGGGAAGTTCCGGCAGCTTCAGCATCTCTTGAAGAGTCAGCCAGTTCAGACTCTGATGGGATTGTTCCTTCTTCACTAAAGATGAAGTCTCCCTGTGGGAAAGATACAGTGCAAGTCAGTCACATTTCAGCTAACTGATGGAGCTACTGGAAGCTTTACATTGACCTTGTTTTGTtatacatctctacctcaatataatgcgacccaatagaacacaaatttggatataatgcagtaaagcagtgcttgggaGGGGAAGCTGAGCATGccaatggatcaaagcaagttcaatataatgtggtttcacctgtaatgcagtaagattttttggctcccaaggacagcgttatattgaggtaggaGTGTATTAGTAGTTTAATATTTCCCTTCAACTGATGGCGAAAGAATTTTTCCCACACCCAGCAGTTAACAGCTTATGACGACTCAATCGTGTGGAACAACAGAAACTAGCTTCATATGTTTGTTCCACTCCAGTTTTTACATTCCAGCACTGTTGCATGGCTTTAGCATTGGCTATGACAAAGATCTACATTTGAGATTGAAACTGTTAATCCTTACCTGATCCCCAGAACTTTcttcaggaaatggaatttccttCTCATCTATAGGGTATACACCCCTAGGTAGAATTGTTGTAGTTGGGAAGTGAACATCTTCCTCACTAATAGTGGTGAAGTTGGGATCAAGTGTTTCTTTGGAGACACCAGAAGAACTAGAGCTATGGATACTAGGTTCAGTTACATGGACTGTGCTTGAGGCTTGTGCAGTTGTTACTCTGACAGTAGGACTGTGAGTAGTTGGACTTGTTGTTAGGATTGCCTCACTTGTTGTAGGTTTCTCTGCAGCTGAGCGCAGTTTGTGAATTTCATCCTTATCTGAAAGGACAGCCTCATCTGGCACCACATCACTGGTGGGGGATGATACCGTTTCCTTTTCAGCTGGGTTTTCAGTGCCATGAACTGCAGGTTGGTGAACAGTTGCCTCAGTAGACATAGTTGATGAATTTGCATGTTCTAAGGGGATATTTGAGGCAACCACAGGATGGTCGGTCAAGGGACCTACACAAGAATGTTAAGCATTAACTGATGTACAGAGGATTCAATAGCAGACAAGTACAAGCAGCTCAGTATGTTGTGTGGTGTGCTAGCCTTATTATTAAGAGGCAACTTACTATAGGGCCTGGATTAGACCCCAAAGCAATTAGATTGCTTCACCAGTGCCCTGTCACCCCCCAAATCCATCCAAGATTGGATGTGCTGGTTACTCAAGTACTGTCAAGTCAGTATGCCATTAGTTGCTAGAACTTGCACCAAAGAGGGAAAGCAGCCTGCTTATCAAGGCCAAACATTCCTTTTTGTAACACACTGACCTGTAAGTTCACAAGTGTTAAATACTTTTGATCTGCTAGTAACTTAGAATTGCCCTGTGGGGCAAGGAGCCATATGCAAGTCTGATAAAACCCAAGTGGTTTCACCCGTCGCTAAACTGATCCAATACTCAAAGGCAGAAGACTGTTCAGCACTGTTTTTCACCTCTCTCCTACCCTCAACCCTACCAGTGAGGATATCCCAtctgaaaaaacagaaaacagCTGGGAATGGGAAGCAGGATAAAGGGAGAAAGTGCAGGCAGGAACACCAACTTTGATGGAGTAGCCAGACATCAGAAGTTAGTAGTGAAGATTAATCTTAATTTAGGAAAGGGATAAGCATTTCATACCAGAAGGATGTCAAGTCATTTTATCTTTATGGAGCAGTTTGAGGAAGTtttatttttggggggggggggggaggcaaagTCTGGATCAGATTAAATAGGCGTTAGGGACATATAGAAACTTGCCCCCAGTTAGGGTTCCTAGCAGTTTTCTACGACCTGTATCATTGTACAGCAATGTTAACTATTGCTTAACACCTAGATCACAAGTCTTCTGGAACATGGACTGTCTTATTTCCACAAGTCTAGCATAAATGGAGATCCTCACTGGGCATCTAGGAGCTGCTACAACAAACAGGACTCAGCATGGGGGATGCCTACCAGAGTCAGAGTTCACTGAAGGCCTTCTTTGACACTGTGGGGTATATTGTTAGTCTTGCCTCCCATGGGAAGTCACTACTAGAGGAAGTTGATAGTCTAGTGAGGTCCGTCATGAGTCTAGAGCTAGGCAGCCCAAGTGAGTTATGGCAGAGGAATTGTGAAGTAGGAGTTCTCATCCAGCTCCTTCCCTTTCTCATAATCAAAACACAGATAGATGGAATAACTTCCAACACCTCTACTTTGTTTCCTTCACTTGCGCCATGAATGCAAGAGCCACTACAGTGGTTTCACATTAGTGGCCTAGAAGAGCCAGACATTGCCATTAATATTACAAGACAGATATGGGTAGGATGTCTGTAGACATTTCTGGGATCCCCTGTTTATTCCCACTAGGAACAGATACGTTTTTGGAAGCCCACTTCAATTCTCACCTCTTAAGCACAAGCGGACAGTTAAAACCTAAAATGACTGACTTCAGGAGCACTGTGCTCCTGAAAAGCTGTTCCTGAAGGGAAAGACACAGGATACATTGAGTTACCTTGCTCTAGGGAAACAGCAGCCGGGATACATCTTTGCTAAGCTGTACACCAAGAGACTTGACCTTAAAGAATTTATGACACTGGAGCTGTAATACAAGTCCACTCACCAGCACCAGAGCCAGAGAAAGCATCCTCATCATCACCAGATGAGTCCTGGTCTTCAGGAGGAAGGTTTAGATTTGTAGTTTGCTTTAAAGAGAAAGGACCACAAGAGTAAATAAAAAAAGGAtactccacacacacaaaaaaagtgcACCACCATTAggaccaaccccccccccccaagaaaaaGCAAGCATTTGTTGCCATtcagtacataagaatggccacactttCTGGGCTGATTTTCTACATATAGTCACACTGAAAATAGCCTCTTTAGTTCTGTGTTTTATTCAGTTGCAGGTGCTTACATGGAGAAGCCCACCATGGTGGAGGCAAGTCAAGTGCAATATGCATCCTGAATGAAGATTCATTCTTCTTGGACAATCAAAACCAGAGATTCAGTCTACTACTCTTGATCTAGGTGGATTGCTGTACAATATT includes:
- the SDC1 gene encoding syndecan-1, giving the protein MINVSAVWLLALFLQAACSQTTNLNLPPEDQDSSGDDEDAFSGSGAGPLTDHPVVASNIPLEHANSSTMSTEATVHQPAVHGTENPAEKETVSSPTSDVVPDEAVLSDKDEIHKLRSAAEKPTTSEAILTTSPTTHSPTVRVTTAQASSTVHVTEPSIHSSSSSGVSKETLDPNFTTISEEDVHFPTTTILPRGVYPIDEKEIPFPEESSGDQGDFIFSEEGTIPSESELADSSRDAEAAGTSQGLMDRKEVLGGVIAGGLVGLLFAVFLVGFMLYRMKKKDEGSYSLDEPKQSNGGYQKPQKQEEFYA